In Candidatus Pelagibacter sp. RS39, the following proteins share a genomic window:
- the xth gene encoding exodeoxyribonuclease III: MIISSWNVNSVRARIENIKSYLLKYKPDVVMMQEIKTEDVNFPYDDFSSMDYESHVFGQKSYNGVAIISKGKLKNIRTDLIKDKLKQSRIISAELEYKKKNIQLINIYTPNGNPVDTEKYDYKKKWLDDLIKQLKALTKKNQNIILGGDFNIIPAAEDVYNPKSFEDDALFRLEIRKKLREMINLGFNDVYRHFNETKEGYTFWDYMRGAWQKNNGMRIDHFLVSNSLIDQVKAININKDPRGREKPSDHTPIEITLA; the protein is encoded by the coding sequence ATGATTATTTCCTCGTGGAATGTAAATTCTGTACGAGCACGAATTGAAAATATTAAGAGTTATCTTCTAAAATACAAACCTGATGTTGTGATGATGCAAGAAATTAAAACTGAGGATGTAAACTTTCCTTATGACGATTTTTCTTCAATGGACTATGAGAGTCATGTATTTGGTCAAAAAAGTTACAATGGTGTTGCTATTATCTCAAAAGGAAAATTAAAAAATATCAGAACAGATTTAATCAAAGATAAGCTTAAACAATCAAGAATAATCTCAGCTGAACTTGAATACAAAAAGAAAAATATTCAATTAATTAATATCTATACGCCAAATGGTAATCCTGTTGATACTGAAAAATATGATTATAAAAAAAAATGGCTTGATGATTTAATTAAACAATTAAAAGCTTTAACTAAAAAAAATCAAAATATAATTCTTGGTGGTGATTTTAATATTATTCCTGCAGCTGAGGATGTCTATAATCCAAAAAGCTTTGAAGACGATGCTCTATTTAGATTGGAAATAAGAAAAAAATTAAGAGAAATGATTAATCTAGGTTTTAATGATGTTTACCGACATTTTAATGAAACTAAAGAAGGATATACTTTTTGGGATTATATGAGAGGTGCATGGCAGAAAAATAATGGTATGAGAATTGATCACTTTTTAGTTTCAAATTCTTTAATAGACCAAGTTAAAGCTATTAATATTAATAAAGATCCAAGAGGCCGTGAAAAACCATCGGACCATACACCAATAGAAATTACTTTAGCTTAA
- a CDS encoding glycoside hydrolase family 3 N-terminal domain-containing protein encodes MNNRRSFIIGIKSTKLSNREKNFLRKYKPWGVILFTRNIKDIKQAKKLTTSIRKIFNDNKYPILIDQEGGRVNRLRNIISFENLTSEFFGKKFIKKPKEFNFFYKLFIDKTSYLLKLIGVNINTCPVLDLRKKGSSSIIGDRSFSSNPKIVSKIGDYCINYHHNNGIGTVIKHIPGHGLAKVDSHHFTPVISKNLDYLLKNDFFPFKRKNSFFAMTAHIIFKKIDLKNTVTHSKKIIKLIRNKIGFKNILISDDISMKSLKGKIKENTINAFNAGCDLVLHCNAKEKEMEIVAQNSPFLSKFVIKKTSQFYKIIS; translated from the coding sequence ATGAATAATCGAAGATCTTTTATTATTGGTATTAAATCAACAAAACTTAGTAATAGAGAAAAGAATTTTCTTAGAAAATATAAGCCATGGGGAGTAATTTTATTTACCAGAAACATAAAAGACATTAAACAAGCGAAGAAGTTAACCACATCTATTCGTAAAATCTTTAACGATAATAAATATCCAATCTTGATTGATCAAGAAGGTGGTAGAGTAAACCGACTTAGAAATATTATATCTTTTGAAAATTTGACATCTGAATTTTTTGGTAAAAAATTTATAAAAAAACCTAAGGAATTTAATTTTTTCTATAAACTTTTTATTGACAAAACTTCATATTTATTAAAATTGATAGGAGTTAATATTAATACTTGTCCTGTTTTAGATCTTAGAAAGAAAGGTTCATCATCAATTATTGGAGACAGATCTTTCTCTAGTAATCCCAAAATAGTTTCTAAAATTGGTGATTATTGCATCAACTATCACCATAATAATGGCATAGGAACTGTTATTAAACATATACCAGGACATGGTTTAGCAAAAGTTGACAGCCACCATTTTACACCTGTAATTAGTAAAAATTTAGATTACTTATTAAAAAATGATTTTTTTCCTTTCAAAAGAAAAAATTCTTTTTTTGCAATGACAGCCCACATCATATTCAAAAAGATTGATTTAAAAAATACAGTAACGCATTCTAAAAAAATAATAAAATTAATAAGAAATAAAATAGGTTTTAAAAATATTTTGATTTCTGATGATATATCTATGAAAAGTTTAAAAGGTAAAATTAAAGAAAATACAATCAATGCGTTTAATGCAGGTTGTGATCTAGTTTTACATTGTAATGCCAAAGAAAAAGAGATGGAAATTGTTGCTCAAAACTCACCTTTCTTAAGCAAATTTGTAATAAAAAAAACATCACAATTTTACAAGATAATAAGCTAG
- a CDS encoding DUF6552 family protein: MFIKKYLKWISTFLVLVGILLTNLNIYPLNIYFHGLGVVGWTIAGFISKDKAILTNFGLQIPLFLVGIYKIII, encoded by the coding sequence ATGTTTATAAAAAAATATCTAAAGTGGATTAGTACATTCTTAGTTTTAGTAGGTATACTTCTTACAAATTTAAATATATATCCATTAAATATATATTTTCATGGATTAGGAGTTGTTGGATGGACTATAGCTGGATTTATTAGCAAAGATAAAGCAATACTAACTAATTTTGGATTACAAATACCATTGTTCTTAGTAGGGATTTATAAAATAATTATTTAA
- a CDS encoding zinc ABC transporter substrate-binding protein yields the protein MKNIKKLPFILSILSFLTIFVPANAEIKVVTSIKPIHSLASYLMDGVGKPDLIVDGYASPHGFALKPTHAKMLQEADLVFWVGEDLENFLEKPLKSIVKKAEKIELMEIKGLTKLKFRERNIFDEHGHKDDEHGHKDDEHGHKEDEHGHKEDEHGHKEDEHGHKDDEHGHKEDEHGHDEHAHGEHDPHIWLDPMNAKIILSEMAEHLIENDKKNEAKYMTNLEKAHKDLDKLTKKVKSELNKDFKSIVFHDAYQYFEKRFEINILGAFTVNTDVMPGAEQLAKIREVIEHDKVSCIFSEPQFNPDIIKAVAKDTNIATGVIDPLGATLNPGKDLYFDLIGNMSKSFKGC from the coding sequence ATGAAAAATATAAAAAAATTACCATTTATCTTATCAATATTATCATTCTTAACTATTTTTGTACCCGCAAATGCAGAAATTAAAGTAGTTACATCAATTAAACCAATACACTCACTAGCTAGTTATTTAATGGATGGGGTGGGAAAACCAGACTTAATAGTAGACGGTTATGCTTCTCCTCATGGATTTGCACTTAAGCCAACTCATGCGAAAATGTTGCAAGAAGCTGATTTAGTATTTTGGGTTGGTGAGGACTTAGAAAATTTTTTAGAAAAACCATTAAAATCGATTGTCAAAAAAGCTGAAAAAATTGAATTAATGGAAATTAAAGGGTTAACAAAACTTAAATTTAGAGAAAGAAATATTTTTGATGAACATGGTCATAAAGATGATGAACATGGTCATAAAGATGATGAACATGGTCATAAAGAGGATGAACATGGTCATAAAGAGGATGAACATGGTCATAAAGAGGATGAACATGGTCATAAAGATGATGAACATGGTCATAAAGAGGATGAACATGGACATGATGAGCATGCACATGGTGAACATGATCCACATATTTGGCTAGATCCAATGAATGCAAAAATAATTTTAAGTGAGATGGCAGAACATTTAATTGAAAATGATAAAAAAAATGAGGCTAAATATATGACAAATTTAGAAAAAGCTCATAAAGACTTAGATAAACTCACTAAAAAAGTTAAATCGGAATTAAATAAAGATTTTAAATCAATAGTTTTTCATGATGCTTATCAATACTTTGAAAAAAGATTTGAAATTAATATTTTAGGTGCATTTACAGTAAATACAGATGTCATGCCTGGTGCTGAGCAATTAGCTAAAATTAGAGAAGTAATTGAGCATGACAAAGTAAGTTGTATTTTCTCAGAGCCTCAATTTAATCCTGATATTATTAAAGCTGTAGCAAAAGATACTAATATTGCAACAGGCGTAATAGATCCCTTAGGAGCAACACTTAACCCTGGCAAAGATTTATACTTCGATTTAATTGGCAATATGTCTAAATCTTTTAAAGGCTGTTAA
- a CDS encoding ATP-binding cassette domain-containing protein, with protein sequence MSSNQNILVKLNRAGFSLNNKWLVKGVSLQVEKGKIVTLIGPNGSGKSTTAKIALGIYKKIDGSVEKYTSKVGYVPQKISIDWTLPLRVNDFMVLTESISNELIDEALSLTGVIHLKDKNLGDLSGGEFQRVLLARAISKKPELLVLDEPVQGVDFTGEIALYELIKKISDELNCGILLISHDLHTVMSATDHVVCLNGHVCCSGSPMDVAKNNEYKALFGEQASQILSRYEHRHDHVHTSEGEIKKN encoded by the coding sequence ATGAGCTCAAATCAGAATATACTTGTGAAGTTAAATAGAGCTGGTTTTAGTCTAAATAATAAATGGCTTGTCAAAGGAGTATCACTACAAGTTGAAAAAGGAAAAATAGTTACTCTAATTGGTCCTAATGGATCAGGTAAAAGCACAACAGCTAAGATTGCACTAGGTATTTATAAAAAGATTGATGGTTCTGTAGAAAAATACACTAGTAAAGTTGGATACGTACCGCAAAAAATCTCAATTGATTGGACACTACCACTAAGAGTAAACGATTTCATGGTATTAACAGAAAGTATTAGTAATGAATTAATTGATGAGGCCTTGTCTTTAACTGGTGTTATTCATCTAAAAGATAAAAATTTAGGTGATTTGTCTGGCGGAGAGTTTCAAAGAGTATTACTTGCAAGAGCCATTTCAAAGAAACCTGAGTTATTAGTACTCGATGAACCAGTTCAAGGTGTGGATTTTACTGGTGAAATTGCTTTATACGAATTAATTAAAAAAATTTCTGATGAATTAAATTGTGGTATTTTATTAATTTCTCATGACTTACATACGGTAATGAGTGCTACAGATCATGTTGTTTGTTTGAATGGTCATGTATGTTGTTCAGGATCACCAATGGATGTAGCGAAAAATAATGAATACAAAGCTTTGTTTGGTGAACAGGCTTCACAAATTTTATCAAGATATGAACATAGACATGATCATGTTCATACAAGTGAAGGTGAAATAAAGAAAAATTAA
- a CDS encoding deoxyguanosinetriphosphate triphosphohydrolase — protein sequence MKKYSKIALTKSKGRIFKESVSKYRSPFQRDRDRIVHSASFRRLKHKTQVFVNTEGDHYRTRLTHSMEVAQIARSIARYLELNEDLAETLSLAHDLGHPPFGHAGEDSLNECMEDYGGFDHNLQTLRVVMFLENKYLKYSGLNLSIETLEGLLKHNGPVNELDLVDSLIGVKKFNHKINFETYPSLEAQVSAISDDIAYNNHDIQDGINANLFKLEELIEINFFKDIYKKYKKKINKQNYKITTYQIIRDSIDQMIRDLIKNTKTNLKINKIKNYKDITKANLTMVDFSEKVKDSVNEIRFFLKTKMYNNNAVLKKNDNGKLIIKKLFNKIQKNPKKFISKNHLSKDKYRAISDFISGMTDRYAINLHKNFK from the coding sequence ATGAAAAAATACTCAAAGATTGCTCTTACCAAAAGCAAAGGAAGAATATTCAAAGAATCTGTATCAAAATATAGATCGCCATTTCAAAGAGATAGAGATCGAATAGTTCACAGTGCCTCATTTAGAAGGCTCAAACACAAGACACAAGTATTTGTTAACACAGAGGGTGATCATTACAGAACAAGATTAACCCATTCAATGGAAGTTGCTCAAATTGCACGATCAATTGCAAGATATCTTGAATTGAATGAGGATCTAGCTGAAACCTTAAGTTTAGCACATGATTTAGGTCACCCACCTTTTGGTCATGCTGGTGAGGACTCTCTTAATGAATGTATGGAAGATTATGGAGGCTTTGACCATAATTTACAAACTCTTCGTGTGGTTATGTTTTTGGAGAATAAATATCTAAAGTATAGTGGATTAAATCTTTCAATTGAAACCTTAGAAGGATTGCTTAAACACAATGGTCCTGTTAATGAATTAGATTTAGTTGATAGTCTTATTGGTGTAAAAAAATTCAATCATAAGATTAATTTTGAAACTTATCCATCATTAGAGGCTCAAGTTTCAGCTATTTCAGATGATATAGCTTATAATAATCATGATATTCAAGATGGTATAAATGCAAATTTATTTAAACTAGAGGAGTTAATTGAAATTAACTTTTTTAAAGATATTTATAAAAAATATAAAAAAAAGATAAACAAACAAAACTATAAAATTACAACATATCAGATTATAAGAGATTCTATTGATCAAATGATTAGAGATTTAATTAAAAATACCAAAACCAATTTGAAGATTAACAAAATAAAAAATTATAAAGATATTACTAAAGCAAATTTAACAATGGTAGATTTTTCTGAAAAAGTCAAAGATTCTGTTAATGAAATAAGATTTTTTTTAAAAACAAAGATGTATAATAATAATGCAGTTCTGAAAAAAAATGATAATGGCAAATTAATAATTAAAAAACTGTTTAATAAAATACAAAAAAACCCTAAAAAATTTATTTCAAAAAATCATCTCTCAAAGGATAAATATAGAGCAATTTCAGATTTTATATCAGGAATGACAGACAGATATGCAATCAACCTTCACAAAAACTTTAAATGA
- a CDS encoding Ldh family oxidoreductase, with product MSTVSLTLDEIFDLAKKTLLANGCDDETASILSDLIRNAERDGSLSHGLFRLPAYVSGLKSGKINGKGKPEVKKISSSVIKVQGNNCLAPVVLNKGLPELAKAAKENGVAVLAINNSHHMAAMWPETEKLAEEGLVAFACTSYKPAVAPAGAIKPLFGTNPISFAWPRPGKTPVVYDMATASMAMGEVQVAKREGHKVPLGTGLTKDGKETTDPGAIADGGVLLPFGGYKGSAIAMMVELMAGALVGDNFSFETAAKDNNDGGPPSGGEFILAISPDKTSGTDWQKHADEFFNKMKSFEGVRLPGERRHKNRLDKGPRLINEELVKKIKSLS from the coding sequence ATGAGTACAGTTTCCCTTACATTAGATGAAATTTTTGATTTAGCTAAAAAGACTTTACTAGCTAATGGTTGTGATGATGAAACAGCATCTATTCTTTCTGATTTAATAAGAAATGCTGAAAGAGATGGATCTTTATCTCATGGTTTGTTTAGGTTACCTGCATATGTAAGTGGTTTAAAAAGCGGAAAAATTAATGGTAAAGGAAAACCTGAAGTAAAAAAGATTTCTTCATCAGTAATAAAAGTTCAAGGCAATAACTGTTTAGCCCCTGTAGTTTTGAATAAAGGGTTACCTGAATTAGCAAAAGCAGCAAAAGAAAATGGTGTGGCTGTGCTTGCTATAAATAATTCACATCATATGGCGGCGATGTGGCCGGAGACAGAAAAACTGGCAGAGGAGGGTTTAGTTGCCTTTGCTTGCACATCATACAAGCCTGCTGTAGCACCTGCTGGAGCTATCAAACCTTTGTTTGGAACAAATCCAATTTCTTTTGCATGGCCACGACCAGGAAAAACTCCTGTAGTTTACGATATGGCAACTGCATCAATGGCAATGGGTGAAGTTCAAGTTGCTAAAAGAGAAGGGCATAAAGTTCCACTTGGAACTGGTTTAACTAAAGATGGTAAAGAAACAACTGATCCAGGAGCAATAGCTGATGGTGGTGTACTACTTCCTTTTGGTGGATATAAAGGTTCCGCAATAGCAATGATGGTAGAACTAATGGCTGGCGCATTAGTTGGCGATAATTTTAGCTTTGAGACAGCTGCAAAAGATAATAATGATGGTGGACCTCCTAGTGGTGGAGAATTTATTCTTGCAATTTCACCTGATAAAACTTCAGGAACCGATTGGCAGAAACACGCTGATGAATTTTTTAATAAAATGAAATCATTTGAAGGAGTTAGACTTCCAGGGGAAAGAAGACATAAAAATAGATTAGATAAGGGCCCTCGTCTTATCAATGAAGAGCTGGTTAAAAAAATTAAATCTTTAAGCTAA
- the phoB gene encoding phosphate regulon transcriptional regulator PhoB yields the protein MKGKIFIIEDEASIVQLVQHNLEKEGFVVSSSLNGNEGLKELKKFEPNLLLLDWMLPDLSGIDICKNIRRDSSFKSLPIIMLTAKGEEEDKVKGLESGVDDYVTKPFSFNELSARIKAVLRRSDPKVVANVLIFEDLKLDRIEKRVFRSDKEIQLGPTEFRLLEFFLTNPKRVYSRDQILETVWPNNVNVESRTIDVHIRRLRQSINIEGKKELIRTVRASGYSLI from the coding sequence ATGAAAGGAAAAATTTTTATTATTGAAGATGAAGCTTCAATAGTTCAATTAGTCCAACATAATCTAGAAAAAGAAGGTTTTGTTGTCTCTTCATCATTAAATGGAAATGAAGGTTTAAAAGAGTTAAAAAAATTTGAACCTAATCTTCTCTTATTAGATTGGATGCTACCAGATTTATCAGGGATAGATATCTGTAAAAATATTAGAAGAGACAGTAGTTTTAAGAGCCTTCCTATCATTATGCTTACAGCCAAAGGTGAGGAAGAAGACAAGGTAAAAGGCCTTGAAAGTGGTGTAGATGATTATGTTACAAAACCATTCAGTTTTAATGAGCTTTCTGCTCGAATAAAAGCTGTTCTAAGAAGATCTGATCCTAAAGTTGTTGCAAATGTATTAATATTTGAAGATTTAAAATTAGATAGAATAGAAAAAAGAGTTTTTAGATCAGATAAAGAAATTCAACTTGGCCCTACAGAATTTAGATTATTAGAATTTTTCTTAACAAATCCCAAAAGAGTTTATTCACGAGATCAAATTTTAGAAACTGTTTGGCCTAATAATGTAAATGTAGAAAGTAGAACCATTGACGTTCATATAAGAAGACTAAGACAATCAATCAATATTGAGGGTAAAAAAGAGTTAATTCGAACAGTTAGAGCCTCAGGTTATTCTTTAATTTAA
- a CDS encoding metal ABC transporter permease, translating into MLDDFFIRALIAGIGVAIVTGPLGCFVVWRRLSYFGDTLAHSALLGVTLAYSMEFNIAFSVFIISSLIALTLIQLQKRTNLPGDALLGLLAHSSLAIGLVVIGFLSFIRFDIMGLLFGDILAVTVNDLLIIWIGGALILLVLKLVWKPLFASTVNYELAEAEGLNPDRAKAIFTILMAAIIAISIKMVGLLLITGMLIIPAAMARNISSSPQKMVMYSIIGGLLSVILGLFSSLEFNTASGPSIIAASLLLFILSLLNIKQSIKLKN; encoded by the coding sequence ATGCTAGATGATTTTTTTATAAGAGCTTTAATAGCAGGTATTGGAGTTGCCATAGTTACTGGACCTCTTGGATGTTTTGTTGTTTGGAGAAGATTATCCTATTTTGGAGATACTTTAGCTCACTCTGCATTACTTGGAGTAACACTGGCTTACTCAATGGAATTCAATATAGCATTTTCAGTATTTATTATTTCGTCCTTAATAGCTTTAACTTTAATACAACTTCAAAAAAGAACTAATCTTCCTGGTGATGCTTTGCTTGGTCTTTTAGCTCACTCATCACTCGCAATAGGTCTTGTGGTCATTGGTTTTTTATCTTTTATTAGATTTGATATTATGGGATTATTATTTGGAGATATATTAGCTGTTACAGTTAATGATCTATTAATAATATGGATTGGAGGAGCATTAATCCTCTTAGTTCTAAAATTAGTTTGGAAACCTTTGTTTGCATCAACGGTTAATTATGAATTGGCTGAAGCAGAAGGTTTAAATCCTGATCGTGCAAAAGCTATTTTTACTATTCTGATGGCAGCGATTATTGCTATTTCAATAAAGATGGTTGGTTTATTATTAATTACAGGAATGTTGATCATACCAGCTGCAATGGCTAGAAATATCTCTTCAAGCCCTCAGAAAATGGTAATGTATTCAATTATAGGTGGTTTGTTATCTGTGATTTTGGGATTATTTTCTTCACTAGAATTTAATACTGCATCTGGACCCTCAATTATAGCAGCATCTTTATTGCTATTTATTTTATCATTATTAAACATCAAACAATCGATTAAATTGAAAAATTAA
- a CDS encoding HesB/IscA family protein codes for MIKEIKFTDKALKQINVLLSKKDKGSFFRIAIKGGGCSGFQYEFTFDKEKAADDLNYENILIDKTSADLLKGSEIDYVSELIGEQFKITNPQTKSSCGCGVSFSL; via the coding sequence ATGATTAAAGAAATTAAATTTACTGATAAGGCTCTAAAACAGATCAATGTTTTGCTGTCTAAAAAAGACAAAGGGTCATTTTTTAGAATCGCTATCAAAGGCGGTGGTTGCTCAGGCTTTCAATATGAATTTACTTTTGACAAAGAAAAAGCAGCCGATGATTTAAATTATGAAAATATATTGATAGATAAAACGTCTGCAGATTTATTAAAAGGATCAGAAATTGACTATGTTTCAGAATTAATCGGCGAACAATTCAAAATAACTAATCCACAAACCAAATCTTCTTGTGGTTGTGGTGTTTCGTTTTCTCTTTAA
- a CDS encoding Fur family transcriptional regulator produces MHTLSKNQRIIFDIIDKSPEPMKAYSILFNVQKKGIKAPLQVYRALDKLVEIGKIHKIESRNAFIACQNSSCQVSKATAFSICESCEKVTEINNSSLSKYLSNFKDKAGMKYSKYNLEFFGLCKKCIAK; encoded by the coding sequence ATGCACACTCTTTCAAAAAATCAGCGAATTATTTTCGATATAATTGATAAATCACCTGAACCAATGAAAGCCTATTCAATTCTTTTTAATGTTCAAAAAAAAGGAATTAAAGCTCCTTTACAAGTTTATAGAGCATTAGATAAGTTAGTTGAAATTGGAAAAATTCATAAAATTGAAAGTAGAAACGCGTTTATCGCATGTCAAAATTCGAGTTGTCAGGTGTCAAAAGCTACTGCTTTTTCTATATGTGAAAGTTGTGAAAAAGTAACAGAGATTAATAATTCTAGTCTCTCAAAATATCTATCAAATTTTAAAGATAAAGCTGGTATGAAATATAGTAAATATAATCTTGAATTTTTTGGTTTATGCAAAAAATGTATAGCCAAATAA
- the phoU gene encoding phosphate signaling complex protein PhoU — MSNEHTVKSYEEELQFLKDSLIKMGSLTESQLSDAMDAVIKVDKDSIDKIIKSDEEINKFRSKIDTQIMNLLVKRAPMAIDLRETISSLKISQDLERIGDLSKSNAKKVKPLPLDLPDELLGNLKRLGELVMKQLTDVLDSYVNKNFDKAKEVWEKDEQVDDLTYIAMESVIDFLSKDKKNLDFSTHLIFATKNLERAGDHITNIAETVCYLVKGEYLKGSRPKGKVIQE, encoded by the coding sequence ATGAGCAATGAACATACAGTAAAGTCTTACGAAGAAGAACTTCAATTCCTTAAAGACTCGTTAATTAAAATGGGTAGCTTAACCGAGTCACAATTAAGTGATGCAATGGATGCGGTGATTAAAGTTGATAAGGACTCAATTGATAAAATTATTAAAAGTGATGAAGAAATTAACAAATTTAGATCTAAAATAGATACTCAAATAATGAATTTACTAGTTAAAAGAGCACCTATGGCAATTGATTTAAGAGAAACCATAAGTTCATTAAAAATCTCTCAAGATTTAGAAAGAATAGGAGATCTTTCAAAGAGTAATGCGAAAAAAGTTAAACCTTTACCACTAGATTTACCTGATGAGTTATTAGGAAATTTGAAAAGACTTGGAGAGCTTGTTATGAAACAATTAACTGATGTTCTTGATAGTTATGTGAACAAAAACTTTGATAAAGCTAAAGAAGTTTGGGAAAAAGATGAACAAGTTGATGACTTAACTTATATCGCAATGGAAAGTGTAATAGATTTTTTATCTAAAGATAAAAAAAACTTAGATTTTTCAACGCATTTAATTTTTGCTACAAAAAACTTGGAAAGAGCAGGCGATCATATAACGAATATCGCTGAAACAGTATGTTATTTAGTAAAGGGTGAATATTTAAAAGGTAGTAGACCAAAGGGTAAAGTAATCCAAGAATAA
- the argS gene encoding arginine--tRNA ligase translates to MNIFEQYLDKIKEILSTLSSSGDLILPDSLNGVTAEIPPSKFDSDISTNVAMVLSKINNKSPSDLASILAEKIKKEDKFIEEISVVKPGFINIKFKPIFWTNFIKEMIKNSKSFGTNKNIKRNYLIEFVSANPTGPLHVGHCRGAILGDVMANLLLFNNNKVTKEYYINDYGNQIINFTKSVYYRIREISFNEPFPVDNEDLYPGDYLIDFAQNILNSNKNIDFKNFDKISKELTSLAINEALKLIKNNLKSLGINHDNFVSEKKLVENQEVEKVIEFLQKNKFVYKGKIKAPAGEDDSNWVEREQLLFRSTDFGDDKDRALQKSDGAWTYFASDVAYHKNKLDRKFDRLINILGADHAGYIKRISSSVEALSNSKDRLICKVSQLVKLIKDKKPFKMSKRKGDYITIEDLINEVGKDATRFIMLNRSSDVELDFDFDNVIEKSKDNPLYYVQYCYARICSVYRHLDKDLKSDLDITNYDFEYSKDEIKILKKLSEWPKCIDVSCNKLEPHRIPTYLYELASLFHSYWNLGKENPDKRFINDQKKITDDKLIFLKAISNVVKSGMNIVGVSTPDKM, encoded by the coding sequence ATGAATATTTTTGAACAGTATTTAGATAAAATAAAAGAAATCCTTTCAACACTTTCTTCAAGTGGAGATTTAATTTTACCAGATTCACTAAACGGGGTAACCGCTGAAATTCCACCTTCAAAATTTGATAGTGATATTTCTACCAATGTAGCCATGGTTCTTTCTAAGATTAATAATAAATCTCCATCAGATCTGGCGTCAATCTTGGCAGAAAAAATCAAAAAAGAAGATAAATTTATTGAAGAGATATCAGTTGTAAAACCTGGTTTTATCAACATTAAATTTAAACCTATTTTTTGGACAAATTTTATTAAAGAGATGATTAAAAATTCTAAATCTTTTGGAACAAATAAAAATATTAAAAGAAATTACCTAATAGAATTTGTATCTGCTAATCCAACAGGTCCTTTACATGTTGGTCATTGTAGAGGTGCAATATTAGGCGATGTGATGGCTAATCTTTTATTATTTAATAATAATAAAGTTACAAAAGAGTATTATATAAACGACTACGGTAATCAGATTATAAATTTTACAAAGTCAGTTTATTATAGAATAAGAGAGATTTCTTTTAATGAACCTTTTCCAGTTGATAATGAAGATTTATATCCTGGAGACTATTTAATTGATTTTGCTCAAAACATTTTAAACTCAAATAAAAATATTGATTTTAAAAATTTTGACAAAATATCCAAAGAATTAACTTCTTTAGCCATTAACGAAGCATTAAAATTAATCAAAAATAATCTTAAAAGTCTTGGTATTAATCATGATAACTTTGTCAGTGAAAAAAAATTAGTTGAAAATCAAGAAGTAGAAAAAGTTATTGAGTTTCTTCAAAAAAACAAATTTGTTTATAAAGGAAAGATAAAGGCGCCTGCTGGTGAAGATGACAGTAATTGGGTTGAACGTGAGCAGTTGCTTTTCCGATCAACCGATTTTGGAGATGACAAAGATAGAGCATTACAAAAATCTGATGGTGCTTGGACTTATTTTGCAAGTGATGTTGCATACCACAAAAATAAATTAGACAGAAAATTTGATAGGCTTATTAATATTTTAGGCGCAGATCATGCTGGTTATATCAAAAGAATTTCATCATCTGTTGAAGCTCTATCAAACTCCAAAGATAGATTAATTTGTAAAGTTAGCCAACTTGTTAAACTTATTAAAGATAAGAAACCCTTTAAAATGTCTAAAAGAAAAGGAGACTACATAACTATAGAAGATTTAATTAATGAGGTAGGAAAAGATGCAACAAGATTTATAATGCTAAACCGAAGTAGTGATGTTGAACTCGATTTTGATTTTGATAACGTTATAGAAAAATCAAAAGATAATCCCCTTTATTACGTTCAATACTGTTATGCAAGAATATGTTCAGTATATAGACATCTTGATAAAGATTTAAAATCAGATCTAGATATTACTAATTACGATTTTGAGTATTCCAAAGATGAAATTAAAATCTTAAAAAAATTATCTGAATGGCCCAAGTGTATTGATGTATCTTGTAATAAGCTTGAGCCGCATAGAATACCGACTTATTTATATGAATTAGCCTCTTTATTTCATTCATATTGGAATTTAGGTAAGGAAAATCCAGACAAAAGATTTATTAATGATCAAAAAAAAATAACTGACGATAAATTGATTTTTCTTAAAGCTATTTCCAATGTAGTAAAATCTGGGATGAATATAGTTGGAGTATCTACGCCAGATAAAATGTGA